From the Orcinus orca chromosome 7, mOrcOrc1.1, whole genome shotgun sequence genome, the window ATTGCAAGGAGGATGTGGAATGGGAACCAGACATTGCCTGGAAGAAAAGTCTCCCAATACTGAAGGAATCAATCTGTTTATTCATCCCGATTGGCTGTAATTTACTTATTGCTTTACTCACTAAATAATcctcatttctctcattttaaatttgGATTCATACAAAGGAAGAGGAGCAGGAAACAAAATGTGTTTGAATTATATGAATCTGCCTGCATTAGGCTCTTTTCACcacacagggaaggggagagggaagaagcttGCCCAGATAATGAAGGATTTGCTGGGCAAGGTTGGCTGGAGAACTGCTTCTGATGGTGGGCAGCAGAACATACAAAACCTAGTGGAGCAGGGAGTCTATATGCCAAAGCAAACAActacagaaaacaaagagcatCTAGAAAATGGGTCTAATTAAATAATATGGCACGTGCCTTGGCACGAATCAGAAGTTGGAACATCAGATTAAGAAGAATCAGAATAACAGGCAGTGTGGTGGAAGGATGCTCCTGGGTGTACCTGGGATCAGCATCTCTGTATTCACCTGTAATATGCTTTCTGTGATGTGGCTTCAGGGGTGAGGAGGTACCGGGCAAGGGAAGGTGCTGGTTACATTGAAAAGACTGGGAAAGAGTTAAATTAATTCTTCAAGTAGCAAAGCTTATTAAAGTATTACAGTGCCAGAGGATGAAAAAGTGGGTGCTCAGGAGTTAGCTTTATAGGGTCTTTACATAGGGCTCAATCAGTATTCTCTTGTAAATGTCATCTCAAGCTGACATAACAAAattccacagactgggtggcttaaacaacagacatatattttctcatagttcttgaggccagaagtccaagatcaaggtgccaacatAGTCAGTTTCTGGGGAGAATTCTCTTACTGCCTTGCAGATGGCAaccttctcactatgtcctcacatggtggagagaatAAGAAAACGAAGATACCCCAGTGActcctcttataagggcactaatctcatccaTCATGAGGACCCAGCCCTCATGACCTCATGACCCAATTATCTCTCAAAGGATCTAcctccaaataacatcacattgggggttaggacttcaacatatgaatttgtggaggggacacagttcagtccatagcaactGTCAATTTTGATTACCTCAGAGTCATCATAAGAGTCACATATTATACTTAATCCCACTCGTCAGATAATACCTGTACTTGGTTTGGTACTGAAGTTGTCCTAACAGTTCAAATAAATTATCACAATTTCTTCATAATGAATAGTTACCTTAATTCTAACTATGTTGTGTTCTAGAATagaacctttttctttcttccacattTCATAGATATGGCgggtctttatttcatttttttctgatcttttgGCAAACAAAGTTGCATATTCTGAGCGCAACCCAGACATTGGTCTTGCCTATTCCAAAGGCCACCTTCCAATCTATGTGGGAAGAGGGATGTTGGTTCCAGGGAAGAGGCTGCTGCTTCCCTGAATATCATGTCACTCTCAGCTCTACCCCTGATCTCTAGCTTCCCGGGAATCCTGGGTTATGGTCTTCCCTCAATGCAGTGTTTCTACCTAGGCTTGGGCTCTGCCTGTCCTGTTATTTCTGTCCGTACAACAACCCAAGTCTATGTTTAGGGAAGGGTCAAAGAAAACGGCAGTGAATTATAATTTAGGaaccagagaaaaatgaaaatcttatTCTAAGTATGATTTTAAGCATATAATGAAGTTATCCATCTCATGGACACACATTCATTCCTAGCTTTTGGTTAACTCTCCATTTACAGAACACCTTGCTACTTCTCACACCATCCAGCTCCTAGAACTCAATAGTCAGTGGCAGATATTCCTAGAGTGTGAGTTACTTAGCCTAGGATGACACACTGAGGTGGAGCATGGCAGGAAACAAGCTTCAGAAGAGTAATCTGGATGGACTTTTGTTCTAAGTCCTGGCTCTTTCAAAGTCCCTCCAGTTCTAAGTCAATCTCACTCATTAATTTATGGGTTTACTTTATTTGGGCTCCAATTTTTGTATGTAGTCTGATGATCTGTTTGAATCATATGAAAATTAACATGCATGGTAGATTTCAGAACCAATAAAAATGTATGACCGGTAGGAGATATAGAGAAGAGCTATTGGTCACTTTGGGTCCCGCCTAAAGAATTATCTGGATAGTTTTCATTCCATTATGTCCCTAGGCTTTTCCCTTTTGACACTAAAAGGCTCTACTGCTGTATCGTCCCCCTGTAAAATGGCATCTAGTTTTTTCCTATTGTAAGTTAAGGAAAAGTCGACATACATTAAGAAACTTCTCTTCAACAAGCTGCTTGATTGTAGTGAGTGAAACCATCACCATGGGTACAATGGAGTAGAATATTTGAAAGCAGGAATGACCTAGAGAAGCAAAAGATATAGCCACTGCTAGAATATTTGATgggttctctttctctgaagGCATGATTGATGCATAAAGCAGCCACCTAACTTATCTCTAAGCACTTGCTTCTCCAATAGTAAGTTTTAGAAAAGCTCCTATGTCATAAGTTTTGctagttgaaaaaaaaaacccagaaaatttgGGGTGTTTCCTGGTTTGTGCCTTGAGACCTCCCCTCCCTTCAAGCTGCAAATTATAGAGAAGCCTGTTCTTTTCTCATAGGTGTACACCTATAAGCTATACCGTCAACTTACATTATATGCTACCACTTACCACAAGCAGCTACATTCTGTCACATTGCATAAAAATGATAATCATTGTAATCATATATCAGCACAATGAGATAATATCAAGACTCCAGTACTTTCCCTGCATGCTAAACAATTGATTGCAGTCACAGACACGTTGCCAGCCTGTTCCAACCTACTAGATGGAGTCAGAAGTTTATGTTCCATTACAAGGGGGGCTGTGGGGTGTACTTGTATGCATATCTGTTGTGAGTTTCCAGAAGTTATTCTTGAAGCTTACACATCATTCTCTGGATTATTCTCTTGTAAAACTCTCTAGGGGGTTCTGATGTGTCAGGGCAATAAATTCATTCCAAGACAACATTTGGGATATCATAAGAGATCTTATGAACTAAAACAAATACACCATAATCAACAATACCTGGAGATTTGGAGATTAACTTGTCTAGCCTCATAAAATGTTCACATCAATTTCCCCTGAAGAATCAGACCCATCTGTATAAAAGTTATTTATCTGAACCAAGACAGAGATTAAGTCTAGCAGGCTGGAACATTTTTACCCCAAATAAAAGCAAGATGTGATCATGTGTAATAGCCACATCATTTAAAGGGCTCAGTCCCCATGGTATTTTTGTAACCATTTGTACTAATAGAAactctagatttttttcccctaagtttcTTTGTTGCTGAATTCTTAGAAGTTGATTTTTATGAAATGTGTGATTGTTTTTATGCAATTGTGTCATCTGAAGTTTCTATTTAGGAATTCTGAGACAGAGGGATGAGTAAGTCCTGGTCTTAATGCATTTATCCGTGTTGGATTATTTATATTAGTTTGAAGATACATATTACTACTGTTCTTGCatcatatttttctaaatatggaAATGTTTGACTTTTGTTGGCTTTGTAATCTACGTCTCCAGCTTGAAACACAGCATTACCCCTCCCCTCCAATGTTTAGAGCAGTAAATCCACCTGAAAGCCATATTTGAAAGCTTTCCTATTGTActcatctgttttatgttttcttttttctccttcttcttttagtGCCAGCCAAGCCGAGACCCCACAGTGATGAATATTCAAAGAAGATTCCTCCTCCAAAACCAAAACGGAATCCAAACACTCAGCTCAGCACATCTTTTGACGAAACGTATGTCAAGAAGCACGTGCCCCGGAGGACCTCACTCCCTCgggacccctccctctcccaggtcAGCAGCCCCTCAGGGGGCCCCGAGGAGGAGGAACCCGTGTATATTGAGATGGTGGGGAACATTCTCAGAGACTTCCGGAAAGACGACGACGACCAGAGTGAGGCCGTCTACGAAGAAATGAAATACCCCATTTTTGACGACTTAGGCCAAGACTCAAAGTGTGACCTTGACCATCACAGTTGTTCTTCGCAGTGTGCTACTCCCACGGTGCCTGACTTGGACTCGGCCAAGTCCTCAGTGCCATGTACCCCGAAGGGTTTGCTCTGTGACATTCCTCCGCCCTTTCCCAACCTGCTTTCTCATAGACCCCCGCTGCTGGTGTTCCCCCCGGCCCCTGTGCAGTGCTCCCCCAACTCTGATGAGTCTCCGCTCACCCCCCTGGAGGTCACAAAGCTTCCTGTGTTGGAAAACGTGTCTTATATGAAACAGCAAGCCGGGGCGTCACCATCCTCCTTGCCGTCCCAGGCCTCCGGCCACCCTAAACTGGAGAAAGACCAGGCCGGAGCCCTGGGACCCGTTCCTGCTGCCTCGGTTCTCTCCTCGTCCCCTCCCCCGCCTTCCACTCTATACCGAACGCAGTCTCCCCACGGCTACCCCAAAAGTCACTCCGCCTCTCCGTCACCCGTTAGCATGGGCAGGTCCCTGACCCCGCTCAGCCTCAAAAGGCCCCCGCCCTACGATGCCGTGCATTCAGGCAGCCTCTCCAGGAGCTCTCCATCAGTGCCTCATTTGACCCCCAGACCGGTGTCGCAAGATGGGAGCAAGATGGTCAATGCCTCGGTCAATACCTACGGGTCGGCTCCGAGCGGTTCCCGGTCCAGAACACCCACGAGTCCTTTGGAGGAACTAACCAGCCTCTTTACCTCGGGACGCAGCCTGCTGAGGAAGTCGTCCAGCGGCCGCCGCCCTAAAGAACCTGCAGAAAGTAAGTGCACAGACGCTTTCGTTTGTGACTTGAGGGCAGTGAACCCCATGATGTACAGATAAGGCACGTAGTAGTGATATTTGGTCCTTTGAGCTGAAATCCGAAGATGTGTGATTTTGCTTTTGCCATATCCAAGGAAACAGTGCGTTCTCATGGGTCCTTAAAAGTGAAAGACAGAGGCAGGGCAGTCTGAGTCAGAGAGATGAAGATGCTGCCCCTCcgggttttgaagatggaggagggggccatgagccaagaaaTCAGGAAACCTCTAGAAGATTGAATAGTCAAGGGAACAGAtgctcccctagagccttcagaaggaatgGCAGCCCGGCCTACAGGCTTCATTTTAGGCAAGTgaaacccatttcagacttctgcctTCTAGAATTGTAAAGTAATAGATTTGCGTCATACTTttaagacaccaaaaaaaaaataggagataaTGCATTCTGAGAGGACGAAAAGTGATGGTCTGCACAATATAACATATTAAAAAGAatcagttttaaatttaaaataaagtgtaaGATCTAAATTCTTCAGGGGCTGTGGGAAATCTAACAAAGAAAACAGATCACTATAAAATTTTTAGGTACATGTCTCGATTTGGGGGGGAAATTATACATTCAAACATGGAATTGGTTAAGTGTTAAAATTATCTTGTATTAAGAGCCTGCTTGAGCAAATCTGTATTAGAAAGCCTTTGCTGCAAAGAAAGCAATTCGAATAGaatcattacttttttaaaaaacaatgaatgaTTCTTTCCACATACTTCATGTTGTTACATTCTTACTTTCCTGCTAAACTAGAATAGGCTCACTATTTCCCTTTTAAAACCCTTGGTAATTAGCATCTTATTCCCATGGTACTCTTCCTATATCCATCAATATATAAATTACAGAAAGATCACTAAGTCATAAGTAGGAGGGGAACATTATATTTACCCCTGAATTTCAAAGGCCAGGGAATGTCTCTATCTGAATGGCTAATCCTTTTGTGAGCCCCAAATCACTGCCTAATGATACCGTAAAGTCAAAACAGATCCCAGTTTTCTCAATGTTCATTTCATTAAATTACActgctttcctttatttaaaaatgccTTAGGGCATCTAAGCTGAAAATTAATCACTTACATCTCAAATGATCCCACCACAGGATTTTATTATTCTACTCGTACAGTTACATTGAGGACcttctttaaaggaaaagaacTCTTCAACTTGtctgatgaagatgatgatgacacTCCTTAGATAATTAATATTCATTGGTAGTTGAGAGCCATttatcttgtctttttttctctttaaccaGAGAGATTTATGAAAGCATTAACCACTTCAATAATtctactccctccctccccaataaaaacatttcatttaccTGACTGAAAGGCAAAAACTTCTCATATTTTAGACATATCTTGAATTAAATACATACATGaatacactaaaatattttaaaaattatttaaaaaattgaattaaaactAGGAACCTCCTATTTCTAGAGTGGTGGTTCTCAGCTGGGATGATTTTGCCCCCAGGGACATTCagtaatgtctggagacatctttggttgtcacaactggggatgCTACTGACATcaagtgggtagagaccagggatgctccTCAACAGCCTACAATGCATAGGACAACCtgctacaaaaattaaaaaaaacaaaagcaaagaacagaaaaaaaaaaggattatctCATCCACAATGTCAATAGTGTCAAGTATGGGAAACTCTGATCTAGacaatttattaaaattgaaagTTTTTTCCATATGATTGATTTGGTTTAAACACAGATAAGTAAGGTTTTtggaaaaagttgaaaaaaaaataaaggaaaagattttacTCTCAAAATACGTGATGGTTAGTATGAAATTAGTAGAAGTTTCATCCAAGAATTGGTGAAATTAGCCAATATTCTCCCTACCTACCAGTTTCTTTGGAGGATTCTTAGCAGCTCCAGCTGGCAGCTATACCAGTTAGCTAGAAAAAGTATATGTAAAAAAAAGTGATTAACTAATGAAGTTATTTCAAGAAAAATCCATCTGTTAGAATCACTCTATGTGCTATATGTCACAGACTTCTCCATTCGACTCCAAAATGAGCTTTGTGTGCTTCTAAAACCAAGCTTGTACATGGAGAAGTGATCTAGGCTCTTTATAGCTTTTTAGGGATCCAAGGATTAAATTCCTTCCCATGGGCTATTAACTGTGTATCAACCCTTCAGAGGAAGGTCATGCCCTGGGTTACATGAATTCCAATATTTTACTTTACACAAATGGAAGGGAGGAAAAATGCACATAGTGTTTCTAATGAATAATCCAATGCCATTTACTTTTGACTCtggaagaaaatagaagaacACTATCTGATGTTGACAAAATCATAGGGGCTCTCAGAATCTTCCTGTAATCCAAAATGTAGATCCAAAATTGTTGATAATTGAAAGTTAACCTACAATTACTGCTGCAGTACACTCAGTGATACAACTGTCCGCTTCACTCTTGACAGACAGGATTCGTAGATACCTGCTGATAACAAAGGGACAAGGAACAAGATAAGTGATAGGAAGTAGTATAACATTCATGACCCCTGAGTCAcatttggcatttttttttacatttcagagATAAAAGTAAGACTGGTATTTCTGTGCTCCATACCCCTCTAGGTTTACTGGAAATGGCAATTTTTTGAGTTTTCTGGTATTCAATTCAAAGCAAATATAATATTTCCACTTTAATTGAAAAACCTATGTCAAATAAAATTTATCCCTTCAAcgtttatttttaataacctataaaagATACACCtaattaaataatttcatatCTTAAAGGCTTATAGTTATTGATGGGGATTGCAAAATAGGAAAGAGATAAAATAAGACAATAGTGGTAGACCATGAATCAATTTCATTTTGCTTCACCATTTTCTAAATACAG encodes:
- the NYAP2 gene encoding neuronal tyrosine-phosphorylated phosphoinositide-3-kinase adapter 2 isoform X2 translates to MKSSRMMSSNPEEDPLDTFLQYIEDMGMKAYDGLVIQNASDIARENDRLRNETNLAYLKEKNEKRRRQEEAIKRIGGEVGRGHEGTYVGKHFRMGFMTMPAPQDRLPHPCSSGFSVRSQSLHSVGGTDDDSSCSSRRQPPPKPKRDPSTKLSTSSETVNSTAASKSGKGPERNEVPAKPRPHSDEYSKKIPPPKPKRNPNTQLSTSFDETYVKKHVPRRTSLPRDPSLSQVSSPSGGPEEEEPVYIEMVGNILRDFRKDDDDQSEAVYEEMKYPIFDDLGQDSKCDLDHHSCSSQCATPTVPDLDSAKSSVPCTPKGLLCDIPPPFPNLLSHRPPLLVFPPAPVQCSPNSDESPLTPLEVTKLPVLENVSYMKQQAGASPSSLPSQASGHPKLEKDQAGALGPVPAASVLSSSPPPPSTLYRTQSPHGYPKSHSASPSPVSMGRSLTPLSLKRPPPYDAVHSGSLSRSSPSVPHLTPRPVSQDGSKMVNASVNTYGSAPSGSRSRTPTSPLEELTSLFTSGRSLLRKSSSGRRPKEPAEKSAEELKVRSHSTEPIPKLDNKERGHHGASSSREPIKAQEWDGTPGPPVVTSRLGRCSVSPTLLAGNHSSEPKVSCKLGRSASTSGVPPPSVTPLRQASDLQQSQLPQY
- the NYAP2 gene encoding neuronal tyrosine-phosphorylated phosphoinositide-3-kinase adapter 2 isoform X1, producing MKSSRMMSSNPEEDPLDTFLQYIEDMGMKAYDGLVIQNASDIARENDRLRNETNLAYLKEKNEKRRRQEEAIKRIGGEVGRGHEGTYVGKHFRMGFMTMPAPQDRLPHPCSSGFSVRSQSLHSVGGTDDDSSCSSRRQPPPKPKRDPSTKLSTSSETVNSTAASKSGKGPERNEVPAKPRPHSDEYSKKIPPPKPKRNPNTQLSTSFDETYVKKHVPRRTSLPRDPSLSQVSSPSGGPEEEEPVYIEMVGNILRDFRKDDDDQSEAVYEEMKYPIFDDLGQDSKCDLDHHSCSSQCATPTVPDLDSAKSSVPCTPKGLLCDIPPPFPNLLSHRPPLLVFPPAPVQCSPNSDESPLTPLEVTKLPVLENVSYMKQQAGASPSSLPSQASGHPKLEKDQAGALGPVPAASVLSSSPPPPSTLYRTQSPHGYPKSHSASPSPVSMGRSLTPLSLKRPPPYDAVHSGSLSRSSPSVPHLTPRPVSQDGSKMVNASVNTYGSAPSGSRSRTPTSPLEELTSLFTSGRSLLRKSSSGRRPKEPAEKSAEELKVRSHSTEPIPKLDNKERGHHGASSSREPIKAQEWDGTPGPPVVTSRLGRCSVSPTLLAGNHSSEPKVSCKLGRSASTSGVPPPSVTPLRQASDLQQSQVACMQWFHGDHTMLEMIEKKRCLCKEIKARQKTEKGLCKQDSMPILPSWKKNAGTKKYSPPPYSKQQTVFWDTAI